In Bacteroidota bacterium, the following proteins share a genomic window:
- a CDS encoding CPXCG motif-containing cysteine-rich protein, with product MEYVKTVETECPYCWERIELVIDCSVIPQEYIEDCEVCCRPISVSVAQAEDGSPQVEVRRENE from the coding sequence ATGGAGTACGTGAAAACCGTGGAAACAGAATGTCCTTACTGTTGGGAAAGGATTGAGCTGGTCATTGACTGTTCTGTGATACCTCAAGAGTACATCGAGGATTGTGAGGTATGCTGCCGGCCGATCTCTGTCTCGGTGGCTCAGGCGGAGGACGGCTCTCCTCAGGTTGAGGTTCGGCGGGAAAACGAGTAA
- a CDS encoding CsgG/HfaB family protein has protein sequence MNKRLHRGRVSWLIAIALLWSLAVPFARAQEAAPQTIAILYFENNSVVDRDKLDPLKKGLADMLITEMSKIKGLKVVERQRIQSVVEELNLGESDLVDKGTSQKMGKLLGAKVLLFGGFSNLFGDKLRIDARIVATETGLTLKAEEETGDLDQFLTMLNSLVKKISDDLEVKLSSAEEDQLGSAKDGKFNGYVTYAQALNLEDNGHKLEKEGKIAEAAAMYENAKSMYQKAWDESSGYEPARQKVEEMTALVGKLKKETK, from the coding sequence ATGAATAAACGTCTACATCGCGGCCGCGTATCGTGGCTGATAGCCATTGCCTTGCTGTGGTCCCTGGCCGTTCCGTTCGCCCGCGCACAGGAGGCAGCACCGCAGACGATTGCGATCCTTTATTTTGAGAACAACAGCGTTGTCGATAGAGATAAACTCGATCCGTTGAAAAAAGGGCTCGCTGATATGCTTATCACGGAGATGTCGAAGATCAAGGGGCTCAAGGTCGTCGAGCGGCAGCGGATTCAATCGGTCGTCGAAGAATTGAACCTCGGCGAATCGGACCTGGTCGACAAGGGGACCTCACAGAAGATGGGAAAGTTGCTCGGGGCCAAAGTGCTCCTGTTCGGCGGGTTTTCGAACTTGTTCGGCGACAAGCTTCGCATCGATGCGCGCATCGTCGCGACGGAAACCGGTTTGACGCTCAAGGCCGAGGAAGAAACGGGCGACCTCGATCAGTTCCTGACGATGTTGAACTCGCTCGTGAAGAAAATCTCTGACGACCTTGAAGTAAAGCTCAGTTCGGCAGAAGAAGACCAGCTTGGTTCCGCGAAGGACGGAAAATTCAACGGCTATGTGACATACGCACAAGCGCTCAATCTGGAAGACAACGGCCATAAACTGGAAAAAGAAGGAAAAATCGCCGAGGCTGCCGCGATGTATGAGAACGCTAAATCGATGTACCAGAAAGCATGGGATGAATCGAGCGGATATGAACCGGCCAGGCAGAAGGTCGAAGAGATGACCGCGCTTGTCGGAAAATTAAAGAAAGAAACTAAATGA
- a CDS encoding adenylate/guanylate cyclase domain-containing protein: protein MKRTLMKLAVGILVAAASMAFSLYLFHTNSIENTFGSNFFPALERKSYDALIRARGERPHTSNVVIVKIDENTLKELDYPVPRDKFGSLLGIISASGAKAIGVDYFFPTVKQDSASQFQNSLFLRLAALSNHVIHAVGPFVPSEDIGELKAKDVDREAYAVLHPFAIPTRGARLNFPRATYIDERPFDSLASLGSGVGHVLLNPDSVDGIIRKMPFLVEYAGDYYPAFGAALAFHALNIDLKSVTVTPSEEGMMVHAGQLEIPVTQHGEILVDYAGKNSIYKEISFYDVLDAFTRGDAQVLSMFKGAVVIIGPTARSIADIGATPVSEKSPNCYVHANVYDQIMTDHFISTASFGAQLILLIILTLAVAVSSMLLKLRWSLPIGIFLLGGYLWFAYSAFANTGTMYSLTEPIFAIFFSYAGAMSYISATEGKQKTQIKAMFQKYVDASVVEQLIDNPSLLKLGGEEREITTLFADIEGFTRMAEKLGPQNTVGLLNTYLSEMTNIIIEDRGTLDKYIGDAIMAFWGAPLDDPDHAVHACAAALRMQKRLEGLHTKWIHFGRPVVNQRIGLNTGKAVVGNMGAETKFNYTAVGDAVNLASRLEGVNKEYGTRLLMSEFTYRRVSQSVLAREMDLVVVVGKTEPVRIYELIGMADEVQNDSTKKFLDYYHAGLEAYKKRAWKSAIDQFQQALQIRRDDIVSNLYIQRSTMFIDAPPPENWNGVFVMTKK, encoded by the coding sequence ATGAAAAGAACATTGATGAAGCTGGCGGTTGGGATTCTTGTTGCGGCCGCGTCGATGGCATTTTCTCTTTACCTCTTTCACACCAACTCGATAGAAAATACGTTCGGGTCCAATTTCTTTCCGGCGCTGGAGCGCAAATCGTATGACGCACTCATCCGTGCCCGGGGTGAACGGCCTCATACCTCCAACGTTGTCATTGTGAAGATCGATGAGAATACGTTGAAGGAACTCGACTATCCCGTTCCTCGCGATAAGTTCGGCTCGCTGCTCGGCATTATTTCCGCGAGCGGCGCGAAAGCGATCGGCGTCGACTATTTTTTCCCCACCGTCAAGCAGGACAGCGCCTCGCAGTTTCAGAACAGCTTGTTTCTGCGGCTTGCGGCGTTGTCGAACCACGTGATCCATGCCGTCGGTCCTTTTGTTCCCAGTGAAGACATCGGGGAACTCAAGGCGAAGGACGTTGACAGAGAGGCGTACGCCGTTCTTCACCCGTTCGCTATCCCGACCAGAGGGGCACGATTGAATTTTCCGCGCGCTACGTATATCGACGAACGTCCGTTCGATTCGCTCGCTTCGCTCGGAAGCGGTGTAGGGCATGTGCTGCTCAATCCCGACTCCGTCGACGGCATTATCCGTAAAATGCCGTTCCTTGTAGAGTACGCCGGCGACTATTATCCGGCATTCGGCGCGGCCCTTGCATTCCATGCGTTGAATATAGACCTCAAGTCCGTGACAGTCACACCCTCCGAGGAAGGCATGATGGTTCATGCCGGACAGCTGGAAATTCCGGTGACCCAGCACGGCGAAATCCTCGTCGATTACGCAGGCAAGAACAGCATCTACAAGGAGATCTCTTTTTATGATGTTCTCGACGCCTTCACCCGCGGCGATGCGCAGGTGCTTTCCATGTTCAAGGGGGCCGTCGTCATCATCGGACCGACTGCGCGCTCCATCGCGGACATCGGCGCGACCCCGGTGTCAGAAAAGTCTCCGAACTGTTATGTGCATGCGAATGTCTACGACCAGATCATGACGGATCACTTTATCAGCACGGCGTCGTTCGGTGCGCAGCTGATCCTGCTCATCATCCTCACGCTCGCCGTCGCCGTTTCGTCCATGCTGTTGAAACTGCGATGGAGTCTTCCTATAGGAATATTCCTGCTGGGAGGATACCTGTGGTTTGCGTACTCGGCGTTCGCAAACACGGGGACGATGTACAGCCTTACGGAACCGATCTTTGCGATCTTCTTCAGTTATGCGGGAGCGATGAGCTACATTTCAGCGACCGAAGGGAAGCAGAAGACGCAGATCAAAGCAATGTTCCAGAAATACGTCGATGCATCGGTCGTTGAGCAGCTGATCGACAATCCTTCCCTGCTGAAGCTCGGCGGCGAGGAGCGCGAGATCACGACATTGTTTGCGGACATTGAAGGGTTTACAAGAATGGCTGAGAAGCTCGGTCCGCAGAACACCGTCGGCCTTCTGAATACCTATTTGAGCGAGATGACGAATATCATCATCGAGGACCGGGGGACGCTGGACAAATATATCGGCGATGCGATCATGGCATTCTGGGGAGCGCCGCTTGACGATCCTGACCATGCTGTGCACGCCTGCGCTGCCGCACTGCGGATGCAGAAAAGGTTGGAGGGACTTCACACGAAATGGATTCATTTCGGGCGGCCTGTCGTGAATCAACGGATCGGATTGAATACAGGCAAGGCGGTCGTCGGCAACATGGGAGCCGAGACAAAATTCAACTACACCGCGGTCGGCGACGCAGTGAATCTTGCGTCCCGTCTCGAGGGAGTCAATAAGGAATACGGCACGCGGCTGCTGATGAGCGAGTTCACCTACCGGCGCGTTTCCCAATCGGTGCTCGCACGCGAAATGGACCTTGTGGTTGTTGTGGGGAAAACCGAGCCCGTCCGTATTTATGAATTAATAGGGATGGCTGACGAAGTGCAAAACGACTCAACGAAAAAATTTCTCGATTATTATCATGCTGGCCTCGAGGCGTACAAAAAGCGGGCATGGAAAAGCGCCATCGATCAGTTCCAGCAGGCGCTCCAGATCCGCCGAGATGATATCGTGTCTAACCTGTACATCCAGCGGTCGACGATGTTCATCGATGCTCCGCCCCCTGAAAACTGGAATGGCGTTTTTGTTATGACAAAGAAATAG
- the sdhC gene encoding succinate dehydrogenase, cytochrome b556 subunit translates to MSSNYPASGWAKVLLAYHKFSGSWAWALHRITGLVLTGYIMLHIFALMSLQKGKEAFDTEMLMFRTPLFLFLEWFLFAFLLFHALNGIRIVLVDLAEGARYHKKLYYAAVIVGLILFFGMGYIMFSQDAIHSVAAVK, encoded by the coding sequence ATGTCAAGCAATTATCCTGCCAGCGGCTGGGCCAAGGTCCTCCTAGCATACCATAAGTTCTCCGGAAGTTGGGCGTGGGCTCTTCACCGCATTACGGGGCTCGTCTTAACCGGCTACATCATGCTGCATATTTTCGCGTTGATGTCCCTTCAAAAAGGGAAAGAAGCCTTCGACACCGAGATGCTGATGTTCAGGACTCCGCTGTTTCTTTTCCTTGAGTGGTTCCTGTTTGCGTTCCTCCTCTTTCACGCGCTCAACGGCATCCGCATCGTGCTGGTGGACCTGGCAGAAGGGGCCCGTTACCATAAGAAATTGTACTATGCCGCGGTCATCGTCGGACTCATCCTCTTCTTCGGCATGGGGTATATCATGTTCTCGCAGGACGCGATCCACTCCGTGGCTGCGGTGAAGTAA
- a CDS encoding succinate dehydrogenase iron-sulfur subunit yields the protein MQVTFRVQKYNPETDTTPYYKEYVVDGVDETWRVLDVLEKIKGSMDGSLTYRRSCAHGVCGSDGMRINGRNRLACSILLGVLDCTKVITLEPLPSMPVIKDLVVDLTDFYKKYELVKPYLISKTNPPETERLQSNEDAEKLFESAKCILCACCSTSCPSLWTNENYLGPAALLKAYRFTFDTRDEAGDERLDIVDTQDGVWRCHTIFNCIEACPKEINITWHISQLKKALVSREL from the coding sequence ATGCAGGTAACATTTCGCGTTCAAAAGTATAACCCAGAGACCGATACGACTCCTTATTACAAAGAGTACGTTGTCGACGGTGTCGATGAAACCTGGCGTGTCCTGGACGTGCTCGAAAAGATCAAGGGTTCGATGGATGGATCACTCACGTACCGGCGCTCGTGCGCGCACGGCGTCTGCGGCTCGGACGGGATGCGCATCAACGGACGGAACCGGCTTGCCTGCTCGATCCTGCTCGGGGTGCTCGATTGCACAAAAGTGATCACGCTCGAACCGCTCCCTTCGATGCCGGTCATCAAAGACCTCGTGGTCGACCTGACAGATTTTTACAAGAAGTACGAACTGGTAAAGCCGTACCTTATCTCCAAAACGAACCCCCCGGAAACGGAGCGCCTCCAAAGCAACGAGGATGCCGAAAAGCTCTTCGAGTCGGCGAAATGCATTTTATGCGCATGCTGTTCGACGTCGTGCCCTTCGCTGTGGACGAACGAAAATTATCTCGGCCCAGCGGCTCTGCTGAAGGCGTACCGGTTCACGTTCGATACGAGGGACGAAGCCGGAGACGAACGCCTCGACATCGTTGACACTCAGGATGGGGTCTGGCGGTGCCATACGATTTTCAATTGCATTGAAGCCTGCCCAAAAGAGATCAACATTACCTGGCACATCTCTCAGCTGAAGAAGGCATTGGTCAGCAGGGAATTGTAG
- the sdhA gene encoding succinate dehydrogenase flavoprotein subunit, translating into MVHTFDVVIVGAGGAGLRAALEIPQGRTCAVLSKVYPSRSHTGTAQGGVCAALANEEEDSWEWHMFDTVKGSDYLGDQDSIEIMCRDAIRAIIELEHMGLPFSRTPDGKIAQRKFGGHTRPENPADPNSKRVAVRRACYSADRTGHVMLHTLFESCIKQGVHFYSEFFVTDLIMNKGVCCGVVAMEIATGEIHIFHAKAVMFATGGYGRAFRITSNALIGTGDGCNIAYENGIPMEDMEFFQFHPTGLWKLGILISEAARGEGGILRNSAGERFMERYAPTVKDLAPRDMVSRAIYTEIKQGRGIKGSDGTYYVNLDLTHLGAQVIHDKIPEITGFARTYLGVEPLKEPIPIQPTAHYAMGGIPTDNDARVFLDAKGKVLPGFYAAGECACVSVHGANRLGTNSLLDIIVFGRRGGRAIAEYLDDADLTPLPKNPDGKTREMIDGILSSKGSENAAAIRMEMQEKMMDKCSVYREAKMMKELAGEIHDLKSRYKHISIADHGKKFNTELMEAIELRHLLGTAETIVVSALNRQESRGAHAREDFPKRDDKKWLKHTFIDYNNGGKPKITYKPVVITKFQPKERVY; encoded by the coding sequence ATGGTTCATACGTTTGATGTCGTTATCGTCGGGGCAGGCGGAGCGGGGCTTCGTGCCGCGCTGGAAATTCCGCAGGGACGCACCTGCGCAGTCTTGTCGAAGGTCTATCCGTCGCGCTCGCATACGGGGACGGCGCAGGGGGGCGTTTGCGCAGCGCTTGCGAATGAAGAAGAAGATTCATGGGAATGGCACATGTTCGACACGGTCAAAGGGAGCGATTATCTCGGCGACCAGGATTCGATCGAGATCATGTGCCGCGACGCCATCCGGGCGATCATTGAACTCGAGCATATGGGGCTCCCCTTTTCGCGTACGCCTGACGGGAAAATCGCCCAGCGGAAGTTCGGAGGGCATACGCGTCCCGAAAATCCCGCCGACCCGAATTCGAAGCGAGTCGCCGTCCGCCGCGCCTGTTATTCTGCGGACAGGACCGGGCACGTCATGCTTCACACGCTTTTCGAGAGCTGCATCAAACAGGGAGTCCATTTCTACAGCGAATTTTTTGTCACCGACCTTATCATGAACAAGGGCGTTTGCTGCGGCGTCGTTGCGATGGAAATTGCCACGGGCGAGATCCATATCTTCCACGCCAAGGCAGTGATGTTTGCAACGGGGGGATACGGACGGGCCTTCCGCATAACGTCGAATGCACTGATAGGAACCGGCGACGGGTGCAACATTGCCTACGAGAACGGAATCCCGATGGAGGACATGGAATTCTTTCAGTTCCACCCGACCGGATTGTGGAAGCTGGGGATCCTTATCTCAGAGGCCGCACGCGGCGAAGGAGGGATTCTGCGCAACAGCGCGGGCGAACGGTTCATGGAGCGGTACGCCCCGACGGTGAAAGACCTTGCGCCGCGGGATATGGTCTCCCGCGCGATCTACACGGAGATCAAACAGGGACGCGGCATCAAGGGGAGCGACGGAACATACTACGTCAATCTCGACCTCACGCATCTCGGCGCACAGGTCATTCATGACAAGATTCCGGAGATCACGGGGTTTGCCAGAACGTACCTTGGCGTCGAGCCGTTGAAAGAGCCGATACCAATCCAACCAACGGCGCACTATGCGATGGGAGGGATCCCGACGGATAACGATGCGCGTGTCTTCCTTGACGCGAAAGGAAAGGTCCTGCCGGGTTTTTATGCCGCCGGAGAATGCGCCTGCGTTTCGGTTCACGGCGCAAACAGGCTGGGGACGAACTCGCTCCTCGATATCATCGTCTTTGGCAGGCGTGGCGGCAGAGCGATCGCAGAATATTTGGACGACGCGGACCTCACCCCCCTTCCGAAAAACCCGGACGGGAAAACGCGTGAAATGATCGACGGAATCCTTTCGAGCAAAGGGAGCGAGAATGCAGCGGCGATCCGGATGGAGATGCAGGAAAAGATGATGGACAAGTGCTCGGTATACCGCGAAGCAAAGATGATGAAAGAATTGGCCGGCGAGATCCACGATCTGAAGAGCCGCTACAAACATATCTCCATCGCAGACCACGGGAAGAAATTCAACACGGAACTCATGGAGGCGATCGAACTACGGCATCTCCTTGGCACGGCCGAAACCATTGTCGTCTCTGCGCTCAACCGGCAGGAAAGCCGCGGCGCGCATGCCAGGGAAGATTTTCCAAAGCGCGACGATAAGAAATGGTTGAAGCATACGTTCATCGATTACAACAACGGCGGAAAGCCGAAGATCACCTACAAACCGGTGGTCATCACAAAGTTCCAGCCGAAAGAACGTGTTTACTAA